From the Opitutia bacterium genome, one window contains:
- the bamA gene encoding outer membrane protein assembly factor BamA, producing MVLAGVTGAFAQTAPRSGASAQEQAPQGPVYKIGAISVKFVGVANVSEQIVRANMSLREQSDLDETLIDRDIRSLYRTGLFEFIEVKREQLPGNIVNLVVEVTPKFRVLAVKFEGNSYYKERRLKKEIKTVPNGALDERQVKDDSEKVYEFYQKAGFNQAQINYTIDRNRSTGFGTVTFKVREGAKVKISDIKFVGNDHIKARRLRKEMETSKWHPFSWLTGGGRFKDDDFDEDLNKLRDYYREQGYLDVEIAEDKVTFDYPTPSKLVITIRVNEGRQYRVGDITFTGNKIHPSRLLGLVVRQRKGTLFVPSKLDKDVENLEDFYGRSGHLDTRVRLNRKPNLQTGNIDIEYAITESEKFQVESINIEGNSKTKSIVILRELVLGPGDVFDSVRMKISKIRLENTRFFEDVNVTPESTNIPGRRNLRVAVHEARTGNLTFGAGFSSLEKAVIFAEVTQSNFDLFNRKSFFQGDGQKFRLRLQLGSQSSEIVLAFEEPWLFERELAFGFQLARTTSDYQSAYYEEIRTFGQLYLRKRLFGLVEGTATYSYEIVDIANVDPSAPAIFQALAGKTTISKVGFSLLRDTRDKIINTTRGNRMELITEVAGGPFGGDTDYYRLEFRGAQFYPVFEFQEQVLGLLARGGIVENYGRSTSVPFFDQYFLGGPQTLRGFEYREVGPKNSVGEPLGGKSYGFVSAEYSFDVVKPIRFAIFYDGGFVNRDAYDFSPADWNDNFGFGLRLFVAGAPLSLDFGIPLTGDKYNKKGSQFNFNFGTRF from the coding sequence GCAAGGCCCCGTCTACAAGATCGGAGCGATCTCCGTGAAGTTCGTCGGCGTTGCCAACGTCTCCGAGCAGATCGTCCGCGCGAACATGTCCCTGCGCGAGCAGAGCGATCTCGACGAGACGCTCATCGACCGCGACATCCGTTCGCTCTACCGCACTGGCCTCTTCGAGTTCATCGAGGTCAAGCGCGAGCAACTCCCCGGCAACATCGTGAACCTCGTCGTCGAAGTGACGCCGAAGTTCCGCGTCCTCGCCGTGAAGTTCGAGGGCAACTCCTACTACAAGGAGCGCCGCCTCAAGAAGGAGATCAAAACCGTCCCGAACGGCGCCCTCGACGAGCGCCAGGTGAAGGACGACTCCGAGAAGGTCTACGAATTCTACCAGAAGGCCGGTTTCAACCAGGCCCAGATCAACTACACCATCGATCGCAACCGCAGCACGGGCTTCGGCACCGTCACCTTCAAGGTCCGCGAAGGCGCCAAGGTGAAAATTTCCGACATCAAGTTCGTCGGTAACGACCACATCAAGGCCCGCCGCCTCCGTAAAGAGATGGAGACATCCAAGTGGCACCCGTTCTCGTGGCTCACGGGCGGCGGCCGCTTCAAAGACGACGACTTCGACGAGGACCTGAACAAGCTCCGCGACTACTATCGCGAGCAAGGCTACCTCGACGTCGAAATCGCCGAGGACAAAGTCACCTTCGATTACCCGACCCCGAGCAAACTCGTCATCACCATCCGCGTGAACGAGGGCCGCCAATACCGCGTCGGCGACATCACCTTTACCGGAAACAAGATTCACCCGTCGCGCCTGCTCGGCCTCGTCGTCCGCCAGCGCAAAGGCACGCTCTTCGTCCCGTCCAAGCTCGATAAGGACGTCGAGAACCTCGAGGATTTCTACGGCCGTTCCGGCCACCTCGACACCCGCGTGCGCCTGAACCGCAAGCCCAACCTCCAGACCGGCAACATCGACATCGAATACGCGATCACCGAGTCCGAGAAGTTCCAGGTCGAGTCGATCAACATCGAGGGCAACTCCAAGACCAAGAGCATCGTCATCCTCCGCGAACTCGTGCTCGGCCCCGGCGACGTCTTCGACTCGGTGCGCATGAAGATCTCGAAGATCCGCCTCGAGAACACGCGCTTCTTCGAGGACGTGAACGTCACGCCCGAGTCCACGAACATCCCCGGCCGCCGCAACCTCCGTGTCGCCGTCCACGAGGCTCGCACGGGCAACCTGACTTTCGGCGCCGGCTTCAGCTCGCTCGAGAAGGCCGTCATCTTCGCCGAAGTCACGCAGTCGAACTTCGACCTGTTTAACCGCAAGAGCTTCTTCCAAGGCGACGGCCAGAAATTCCGCCTCCGCCTTCAGCTCGGCTCGCAGTCGTCGGAAATCGTCCTCGCCTTCGAAGAGCCCTGGCTCTTCGAGCGCGAACTCGCCTTCGGCTTCCAGCTCGCGCGCACGACCTCCGACTACCAGTCGGCCTACTACGAGGAAATCCGCACCTTCGGCCAACTCTACCTCCGCAAGCGCCTCTTCGGCCTCGTCGAAGGCACCGCCACCTACAGCTACGAAATCGTCGACATCGCCAACGTCGATCCGAGTGCGCCGGCCATTTTCCAGGCGCTCGCCGGCAAGACGACGATCTCGAAGGTCGGCTTCTCACTCCTTCGCGACACCCGCGACAAGATCATCAACACCACGCGCGGCAACCGCATGGAGTTGATCACCGAAGTCGCGGGCGGACCCTTCGGCGGCGACACTGACTACTACCGCCTCGAGTTCCGCGGCGCGCAGTTCTACCCGGTCTTCGAATTCCAGGAACAGGTCCTCGGCCTGCTCGCCCGTGGCGGCATCGTCGAAAACTACGGCCGCAGCACCAGCGTGCCGTTCTTCGACCAATACTTCCTCGGCGGCCCGCAAACACTGCGCGGCTTCGAATACCGCGAAGTCGGCCCCAAGAACAGCGTCGGTGAGCCGCTCGGCGGCAAGTCCTACGGCTTCGTCTCGGCCGAATACTCCTTCGACGTCGTGAAGCCCATCCGCTTCGCCATCTTCTACGACGGTGGCTTCGTGAATCGCGACGCCTACGACTTCTCGCCCGCCGACTGGAACGACAACTTCGGCTTCGGTCTCCGCCTCTTCGTGGCCGGCGCCCCGCTCAGCCTCGACTTCGGTATTCCGCTCACCGGCGACAAATACAACAAGAAGGGCAGTCAGTTTAATTTCAACTTCGGCACCCGCTTCTAA